The DNA region TCTTTGGAAACGGAAAAATTGGCAAGAAATGAAGGTATAACCCTTTCCACTCTTAATGAGCATGAGATAGACATTACTATTGATGGAGCTGATCAGGTCGATGAAAATTTAAACCTGATAAAAGGGGGAGGGGGAGCTCTGCTGAGGGAGAAAATGGTGGCAAGCTGCTCAAAAAAAGAGATAATAATCGTGGATGAGTCAAAGATTGTGGAATCCTTTTCTTTTCCCCTGCCTGTCGAGGTTGTCAAGTTCGGATGGAAAAGCGTTGTGCCTAAGATTAAAAAGCTGGGCTTCATGCCTGAATTGAGAGGCGATTTCGTAACGGATAATGGAAATTACATACTTGACTGCAAATACAAAAATATTGAAAATGTTGGAGAGATGGAAAAACTGTTGAACAACGTTCCAGGCGTTGTGGAAAACGGTCTTTTTATAGATCTGGCAACAGAAATCATTGTGGGCACGGCCGATGGAGCGAAAAGTATTAGAAGGCAATAAATTTACTCACAGCAATGACTATAATACAGGAAGCACAGAAAGGCATAATCACCGACGAGATAAAAGAAATTGCCAAGGTAGAAAGAATTGAAGCTGAAACGATAAGAAGGAGAGTTGCTGAAGGAAAAATTGTCATACCATATAACCCAATTCATTCCCCGAAGCCGATAGGCATAGGAAAGGGGCTGCGCGTAAAAGTTAATGCCAACATAGGCACTTCCAGGGAATACTGCAATATTGAAGAAGAAATAAAGAAGGCAAAAGTGGCAATGGAGGCGGGCTCGCATGCAATAATGGATCTTTCCACCGGCGGGAATCTCGACGAGATAAGAAAAAAACTGCTTAAAACAATTGATATTCCTTTTGGTACTGTTCCAATATACCAAGCAGGAGTAAATGCAATAGAAAAGAAAAAAGCCATTGTGGAAATGACTTCTGATGACATGTTTAATTCGTTTAAAAATCAGGCAGAACAGGGAGTGGATTTTGCAGTTGCCCATGTCGGAGTCACAAAGGAAAGCGTTGAAAGGTTGAAGAGGCAACACCGTCTCATCCCTATGGTTTCCAGGGGAGGGGCATTCCATATGGCATGGATTCTGCATAATGAAGAAGAAAATCCGCTCTATAAAGAATTTGACTATCTGCTGGAAATAGCAAAAGAATATGACCTAACATTGAGCCTTGGGGATGGAATGCGTTCTGGCGGCCTCTACGACTCAAATGACAGAGCGAAATTCCAGGAGCTTCTTATAATCGGGGAGCTGGTGGAAAGAGCGAGAAATGCAGGCGTGCAGAGCATGGTCGAGGGACCTGGCCACATGCCCCTTCAGGATATAGAGCCGAATATAAAAGTAATGAAGAGAGTTACTGGAGAGGCTCCATATTTTGTTCTCGGTCCGCTGGTAACAGATATAGCCCCGGGCTATGACCATATCGTTGGGGGAATCGGGGGGGCCATAGCAGGCTATCATGGTGCTGATTTTCTTTGTTATGTTACTCCGGCGGAGCATCTATCGCTTCCTGACGTGGACGATGTGAGAGACGGTGTGATAGCAAGCAGAATAGCAGCCCATGCAGCAGATATCGCAAAAGGAATAGATTATGATATTGATGCAGAATTTTCCAAAGCAAGACATGAACTGGACTGGAAGAAGATGTTCCAATCATGCATAGACCCGAAGAAGGCAAAAGAGTACAGGAAAAGAAGAAAACCTACAGAAGACCCGAGAACATGCTCAATGTGCGGAAGATTTTGTGCCATCGAGATAGTGGAAAAATATCTAAAAGAATAGCCCGCCTTACGGTCTAAGCTGTGCTCTTTCCAGTATTCTCCTCGCCCTTTTCTCAACGGGCAAATCAATCATCCTGCCGTTTAAGGATGCAGTTCCAAGTCCTCTGGCATGGGCTTCTTCAACAGCCTCTATTATTTTCTTTGCCTTCTCAACTTCTTCATCGCTAGGCATGAAACATTCGTGGATTATTTTTATCTGGTTAGGGTGTATTACGCCTTTTCCGTCGAACCCCATCTCCACTATTTTCATCGTTTCCTCTTTCAGCCCCATCATATTTTCGACATCTGGATAGATAGTATCTAAAGCCTGCACACCGTGTGCCCTTGCAGACGTAACAATCCTGCATCTCGCATAAAACAATGAATCCCATGTTCTCTTTCCACCCATATCACTCGTGAAATCCTCCGCTCCAAATGCAATAGCGACAACATTATCGCCTGCACCTGCAATTTCAGAAATGTTCTCCACCCCTTTTGCCGTTTCCACTATCGGCATTATTTTTGCATCCAGTCCTTCCTCCTCAAGGATGTTATCGAGTATCACAACGTCCTCTTTTCCTTTAACTTTTGGCAGGCAAATTCCATGCGGTGAGCCATACTTTATAACAGAAATATCGTCTTTTGCCGTCTCCTTATTCACTCTCACCCAGAGCTCGGAGTTTTCGAAGTCGACATATTTAAGGGCATTTTTTACCAGGTAGCGGGCATCCTCTTTCTGCCCCACTGCAACAGAATCCTCAAGATCAAGTATAAGGCAGTCGCAGCCGTAAACGCCTGCACTGTTGATCATCCTCGGATTGTTGCCGGGGATATACATCCTGCTTCTTCGTGGCCCAACGTGCATATCCTCCCTCTTTATGACAACATCATGTAAGTCCTCCCCGCATGCTTTTTGGAGTGCTGCCTCCAGCCTTGCCATTATAACATAATCCAGCGAGCCGTTCTCTTCCACTTTTACCTGCGCCTTCACATCGAGTTCGTCTAACCTTTTCTTAATTAACGATTCAATGTGCTCTCCGAACATATTCTTGTCTTTTCCCTTTATTTCGATGCCCTCTCCCTCAAGAACCGTTACGGTGCAATCCCTTTTGTTTTCCGTTCCAGAAATTCCTTTCTTTCTAATTTTCATTTTTTCCCTCCGGCTATTTCAAAATCAATAAAATCACAGTGGTGGACGATAATTCCTTCGGGTATTCTCTCCACAAAATTTCCCTCCTTGGAATGGGATGCAATGATACTCACCACTTTATCATTCAGCCCCACCTCGGCCGCAAGAGCTGCTCCACTGACAGGATGCCGCAAAATTTTGCCCAGATAAGATTTTCTTGTACCCCCGTCAACTCTTTCATATTCCAGAAGTTTTCCGACATCGTGCAATACAGCTCCTGTAATAAGCAAATCCATATCCACATCTCCCCTTTTCTTTCCCACGGCATATGCCATCCCTGCAACTCTGTTCACATGGTCAACAAGACATCCTGCATCAGGTAATAAAAGCGTAAAAGGTACGTCATCAAGATTTTTCCATCCTCCTCTTCTCATGGCCACTTTCCAGCATTCGACAACCTTTTTTTTCATTTCTTCATCCTTTATCTCCTGGATCAATGGGAATATCTCTTCAAATCCATTCATAGTCCGTAGAATGCCATAAAAATATTAAAAGGTAACCCATGTGGCCTATATCGGCTTTATTCTTTTAATATTTGGAACTTTATCAAAATCTTTATTTACAGAGATTATTTCTTTCACTCCAAACTTTTTCATAGTTGCTGCATGGACACAGTCATAGGGGCTTATTTTGACTTCATCGTAAATTCCGCCTGCCCATCTTATGATGGTATCATTTAATGGAACTATCTTCATCGGCAAGGAGTAAATTGCATCTATTTCATCCTTCACTTCTCCAACTAACCCATATTTCCTCAACGCATTCGCAACTTCGAGCAGCATCAAAGTCGATGCCATTCCATCTATTTCGCCTTTTGCAGGATTTCTAACAATTTTTGCACAAGATTTGCCATACCGCCTGTCCATGGTTTTTGCATAGAAGAAAATGTTGCTATCGATATAAAACAACTTACTCACTTTCCATCTTTTCTTCCAGTTCTTTAACAGATATGTGTTTGTCGAAACGTCTTTTACCTATCAGAATTTTTACGGGATCTTTCACTACTTTAAACCTTTTTAATCTTACCTCATTCTCTTCCAATGATTCTACAATCATGATTTCCCCTGGCACGATGCCCATTTTTTCCCTCACTTTTTTGGGTATGGTAACTTGAAATTTTTCGGTAACTCTTGTTTCTTCCATGTAAGTATACGGTATACCGTATACTTAAATTTTCTTATTAGGATTCTTGATGAACTTCTAGACTGACCCCAAGTAGTTTGGATTACCGTCTGTAGTAATCAAACCTACTCTTTTACAAAACCGTTGGCAACGCTTGATTTCCGTCATTTTTTCAATTGCCAGTATAGAATTTCCCTCCTAGCATGTTCTTCTGCCAGGAGGTGATTACCTCCTACTACTCAAATCTTCAACAAATTTATTGGGGATTACCCTTTTGCCCAACAAAAAATCTTTATGCACGAACGCATTTTCCTTTCAATGCAGGTCTATCAAAAAATTTCAGAGGCGCTGGAAAAAAGCGAAGGCCAGAATGTAAAAATCAGAGGGTGGATTTATAGGACACGCAGCAGCGGAAAGCTCGCTTTTGTTACGCTAAGGGATTCAAATGGGACGATCCAGGTTATCGCCGAAAAGGAAAAATTACCAGAAGAAGACTTCCAGGCTGCCCAGAAA from Candidatus Thermoplasmatota archaeon includes:
- a CDS encoding aldolase/citrate lyase family protein; this encodes MKIRKKGISGTENKRDCTVTVLEGEGIEIKGKDKNMFGEHIESLIKKRLDELDVKAQVKVEENGSLDYVIMARLEAALQKACGEDLHDVVIKREDMHVGPRRSRMYIPGNNPRMINSAGVYGCDCLILDLEDSVAVGQKEDARYLVKNALKYVDFENSELWVRVNKETAKDDISVIKYGSPHGICLPKVKGKEDVVILDNILEEEGLDAKIMPIVETAKGVENISEIAGAGDNVVAIAFGAEDFTSDMGGKRTWDSLFYARCRIVTSARAHGVQALDTIYPDVENMMGLKEETMKIVEMGFDGKGVIHPNQIKIIHECFMPSDEEVEKAKKIIEAVEEAHARGLGTASLNGRMIDLPVEKRARRILERAQLRP
- the rpiA gene encoding ribose-5-phosphate isomerase RpiA; protein product: MEKLKKMAACHVVRYVEDGMVVGLGTGSTVKYAIKKIGEMVKKGVKIIGIPTSLETEKLARNEGITLSTLNEHEIDITIDGADQVDENLNLIKGGGGALLREKMVASCSKKEIIIVDESKIVESFSFPLPVEVVKFGWKSVVPKIKKLGFMPELRGDFVTDNGNYILDCKYKNIENVGEMEKLLNNVPGVVENGLFIDLATEIIVGTADGAKSIRRQ
- the thiC gene encoding phosphomethylpyrimidine synthase ThiC — protein: MTIIQEAQKGIITDEIKEIAKVERIEAETIRRRVAEGKIVIPYNPIHSPKPIGIGKGLRVKVNANIGTSREYCNIEEEIKKAKVAMEAGSHAIMDLSTGGNLDEIRKKLLKTIDIPFGTVPIYQAGVNAIEKKKAIVEMTSDDMFNSFKNQAEQGVDFAVAHVGVTKESVERLKRQHRLIPMVSRGGAFHMAWILHNEEENPLYKEFDYLLEIAKEYDLTLSLGDGMRSGGLYDSNDRAKFQELLIIGELVERARNAGVQSMVEGPGHMPLQDIEPNIKVMKRVTGEAPYFVLGPLVTDIAPGYDHIVGGIGGAIAGYHGADFLCYVTPAEHLSLPDVDDVRDGVIASRIAAHAADIAKGIDYDIDAEFSKARHELDWKKMFQSCIDPKKAKEYRKRRKPTEDPRTCSMCGRFCAIEIVEKYLKE
- a CDS encoding type II toxin-antitoxin system VapC family toxin codes for the protein MSKLFYIDSNIFFYAKTMDRRYGKSCAKIVRNPAKGEIDGMASTLMLLEVANALRKYGLVGEVKDEIDAIYSLPMKIVPLNDTIIRWAGGIYDEVKISPYDCVHAATMKKFGVKEIISVNKDFDKVPNIKRIKPI
- a CDS encoding HD domain-containing protein codes for the protein MNGFEEIFPLIQEIKDEEMKKKVVECWKVAMRRGGWKNLDDVPFTLLLPDAGCLVDHVNRVAGMAYAVGKKRGDVDMDLLITGAVLHDVGKLLEYERVDGGTRKSYLGKILRHPVSGAALAAEVGLNDKVVSIIASHSKEGNFVERIPEGIIVHHCDFIDFEIAGGKK
- a CDS encoding AbrB/MazE/SpoVT family DNA-binding domain-containing protein produces the protein MEETRVTEKFQVTIPKKVREKMGIVPGEIMIVESLEENEVRLKRFKVVKDPVKILIGKRRFDKHISVKELEEKMESE